The window ATACTACAACaccaacaacatacccagtattattccacactgtggggtttggggagggtagtgtgtacgcagaccttacccctaccttgtcaGCAAATACTAAAGTATTATTTATAGCCAAACGGAGAAATACATGCAATTTTGATTTTTGAGCATGCTGCATATGTAATATATGATATATCTCCGCAACAATGTTGAAAGGATTTCTGAGCACCATCCGATCAATGCTAATTCTGTGTAAATTCCAGTGTCTGATTGCCGTTCTTCTTTTGTTGCTCTCTTTCAATTCGCTATGCTATCTGTAGAGGAGACATTTTGTCCACTCTAAATAGTATATTTTTTAGGCCATTTGCTTTAAATATAATTATTGTCGTTGATATGTTTACTATTGACAACTCCGAGACGAGTATATAAGGGCATGAGAGTGTATGTGAATTACGGGAGGATATACATAGATAATAGCGGAGTATATGATGGACATGTGAGTGTGGGGATTACTATCTCCATAAGGAAGAAAAGATGGCGGTTGTTATATCTTACCCTTCTGAGCAGTTGAAACCTAATTCTTACATTGTTACTATATGTGTGTTAACAGCATCATGTGTGGCAGAGAATCAAGATACAAGTTCCTCTGCATCGGGTTCATCAAAAGTAGTCACCCAggatgtaaatgagtatgtacTGTCATCAGAAGTTCTTGTTCGGAAAAGGTTTTGTGTTGTTTGCATCAATTTTATATGTTTTTAAATCTTTTCAGCAGTGGGTACCAAGTTACCGAGGCTTTTCGAGTACAGATGGAAGTCCAGCGAAGACTACATGAGCAGCTAGAGGTTGGTCCCTTCCCCTCTTCTTGCTCAAATTTTATTGTTTGTAATTATGTGTTTAACTTCCTGTCGGGCTAACGCGACCCAATTAAACTCTTATCATGGTGTGATATTGTCCCCTTTCGGTCAAGCCTGCACGATTTTTTCTAGAAGGCTTCTCACTATTAACTATTAAGACTATCTCTACCTTATTTGTAGCTTCTTTTTCTTATCAACTTCCAATTTGGGAATTTGTTTACATCCAACACTTCCGACCTTAGTGCCTAGCGATCAAGATTCTTCTATGGCTTCATGCCGTTATTGACTAATAGCTTAGCCTTCGACCTAAGGTTGCCAGACTTTGTGAAATCTCTCAACCAAAATGCAGTAACCAAAGCTCCCTAATTTTGAGTAGAGGTATTTTTGggaagaaaaaaaggaaataaaacacAAAACACATTTACTACCTGTACTGAATTCCCACTCTTCAGACTTCAATCAGTTGAGACATATGAGCTGGCCTTTCACATACCGAATGCATGTAAATATGTTTCGGCCAACCGTCAAGGAATGTTTATTTTCTTgttctctttctatttttctttttctccttattAACTTTTGAGGTTGGGGAAGGGACTTTAAATTACAGAAGGATGTAGTCTTCCAAGTTTCATGTATTTATTAATATCAGAGTAGGTTGCTTTGTTGAGTAATGCAGAATAAATAGTattgaaggggagccttgacgtaactggtaaagttgctgccatgtgaccagaaggtcacgagttcgagccgtggaaacaccctcttgcagaaatgtaggataaggctgcgtacaataccCTTGTGGTCCAGCCCTTCTTcgaaccccgcgcatagcgggagcttagtgcaccgggcagAATAAGTAGTGTTATATTTTGTTAAGTTACCGATGACAGTTCAATTTAGTTACCAAACATGGCTGAGTTCTATGCCTTTCGATCATTTCCATCTGTAAATCATTGAAGTGCGACATGCCTTTTTAACTTGGACCAAATGTAACATCTCTTGATAAGTTCTTATATGATGGTTAATTTATGGTATGTTATTATAATCAAACAAAAGTTTTTTTGGTTTATCAAAGTAGGTACAGCGCCATGTCCAGCTTCGTATTGAAGCACAGGGCAAGTATTTGCAAACAATACTCGAGAAAGCATGTAAAGCTCTTAACTACAAGGCCATGGCATCTCCTGATCTTGACGCGGCCAGGGAACAGCTTTCTGAATTGGCTATTAAAGTTGAGAGCGACTCTGATGGGATTGTTACAGTTCCTTCATTACCCGAAGTTGTTACAAGTTTCGAAAACAAAAATGCTCCAAACATGCCTGCTAGAATTGGAGATTGCTTGATCGATGTCTGCTTTCCATCAAATAGAAGTCCGGTTTCTCCCACAAGCATCGGTGCTCTAAAGAAGAGACCACGAGTTTTTGCTAATGCGGATGCCTTGCCTGCGGAAAACAATATGAGGCAGGTGCAATGGATGATGACTAATTCCTGATTGAAGTCGGctagctatatgaatcctcatttTGGCGTGTCGCTCCATTTAAGCTCATCTCAATTCAATATTGTATAAGATATGTTCCCCTCTATCCGCTGTTTGATCCAAAAAGATCAGAAATGTTGACTTCCACATGCAACTTTTATATTCTTTAAGTTACTTTCTTTGTATATTCTGTAAGTTTTATCATTTTAACTACATTTTCTTAGGAAGATCATTCTTGTACTTTGACTGGACTTTCTTAGAGACTACCCATTTTTCTTCGGATACATTTAACTActttgggtgtgtttggtataaaggaaaatatttttcggaaaatgttttctaatttttccatgtttggttggcttaaatgttttggaaaatattttactcatgaactcatttttctccaattggaggaaaatatttttcctatcaaaagaaaggaaaatatttttcaaaattccttctcaaccttcccatcctattccccatccccaccTGCCTCCACCCCC is drawn from Nicotiana tomentosiformis chromosome 12, ASM39032v3, whole genome shotgun sequence and contains these coding sequences:
- the LOC104116200 gene encoding protein PHR1-LIKE 2-like isoform X2; the encoded protein is MKMYSALSFCMEGNGSGGGSGGVGEYQNMLGDACLVLTADHKPRLRWTAELHERFVDAVTQLGGPDKATPKTIMKAMGVKGLTLYHLKSHLQKYRLGKQSKEAAENYKDASCVAENQDTSSSASGSSKVVTQDVNDGYQVTEAFRVQMEVQRRLHEQLEVQRHVQLRIEAQGKYLQTILEKACKALNYKAMASPDLDAAREQLSELAIKVESDSDGIVTVPSLPEVVTSFENKNAPNMPARIGDCLIDVCFPSNRSPVSPTSIGALKKRPRVFANADALPAENNMRQVQWMMTNS
- the LOC104116200 gene encoding protein PHR1-LIKE 3-like isoform X1; this translates as MKMYSALSFCMEGNGSGGGSGGVGEYQNMLGDACLVLTADHKPRLRWTAELHERFVDAVTQLGGPDKATPKTIMKAMGVKGLTLYHLKSHLQKYRLGKQSKEAAENYKDASCVAENQDTSSSASGSSKVVTQDVNDSGYQVTEAFRVQMEVQRRLHEQLEVQRHVQLRIEAQGKYLQTILEKACKALNYKAMASPDLDAAREQLSELAIKVESDSDGIVTVPSLPEVVTSFENKNAPNMPARIGDCLIDVCFPSNRSPVSPTSIGALKKRPRVFANADALPAENNMRQVQWMMTNS